TGGAGCACTGGTGGATTGGTGTTACAGGTCCCTCGATAGCGCTGGCTTTTGTCGTCTGCGCAATCTTGCTGATCCCGATAGCGCTCGTGTACGCTGAGTTGACACCCGCAATCCCTTATGCTGGCGGAGAAGTGTACTACACAGGGGCCGCGTTCGGTCCTGGGATAGCATTTTGGGTTGGGTGGACCCAGTTGCTACCCTACTTGGCCATGCCTGCCTTTATTGTGATGGCTACAGTTGAGGTAACGAGCTTTTTGCTTGGTGCTCAGACGAGATCCC
This genomic window from Bacillota bacterium contains:
- a CDS encoding amino acid permease, with the translated sequence MERKLEKSLNPVLVLFMALGLTVGIWVNVEHWWIGVTGPSIALAFVVCAILLIPIALVYAELTPAIPYAGGEVYYTGAAFGPGIAFWVGWTQLLPYLAMPAFIVMATVEVTSFLLGAQTRSLKNA